Proteins encoded within one genomic window of Balaenoptera musculus isolate JJ_BM4_2016_0621 chromosome 12, mBalMus1.pri.v3, whole genome shotgun sequence:
- the LOC118904989 gene encoding glycerol-3-phosphate dehydrogenase 1-like protein — protein sequence MNIQGKSTTGRENSMRKGREVEHECVIQEQQRANGIGCDEKAVPTPHPPGSEGDTGITMTAKSRRAIYCYGEKQVGPEVGKEIKNRTDMFRHLQISPTGESEWAWAEQAETGGLMAGEVQARLQRSCLATAASPLKVCIVGSGNWGSAVAKIIGNNVKKLEKFASVVKMWVFEETVNGRKLTDIINNDHENVKYLPGHKLPENAFIHGICDEISGKVPKGALGISLIKGIDEGPEGLKLISDIIREKVGIDISVLMGANAANEVAAGKFCETTIGCKVMENGLLFKELLQTPNFRITVVDDADTVELCGALKNIVAVGAGFCDGLRCGDNTKAAVIRLGLMEMIAFTRIFCKGQVSTATFLESCGVADLITTCYGGRNRKVAEAFAGAGRTIEELEREMLNGQKLQGPQTSVEVYRILKQKELLDKFPLFTAVYQICYEGRPVQEMLPCLQSHPEHI from the exons ATGAATATCCAGGGAAAGAGCACTACAGGCAGAGAGAACTCCATGCGCAAGGGCCGTGAGGTGGAGCATGAATGTGTGATCCAAGAACAGCAGAGAGCCAATGGAATTGGA TGTGATGAGAAGGCAGTGCCCACCCCACATCCCCCAGGGTCTGAGGGAGACACAGGAATCACAATGACTGCAAAGTCTAGACGTGCCATTTACTGCTATGGGGAAAAGCAGGTAGGGcctgaggtggggaaggaaatCAAGAATCG CACTGATATGTTTAGACACCTACAGATTTCACCTACAG GTGAAAGCGAATGGGCCTGGGCCGAGCAGGCAGAGACAGGCGGCCTGATGGCTGGGGAGGTGCAAGCCAGGCTGCAGCGTTCCTGCCTGGCCACGGCAGCTTCACCCCTGAAAGTGTGCATCGTGGGCTCGGGGAACTGGGGTTCAGCTGTTGCAAAAATAATTGGTAATAATGTCAAGAAACTTGAGAAGTTTGCCTCCGTGGTCAAGATGTGGGTCTTTGAAGAAACAGTTAATGGGAGAAAACTAACAGACATCATAAATAATGaccatgaaaatgtaaaatatctcccTGGACACAAGCTGCCAGAAAATGCG TTCATTCACGGGATCTGTGACGAGATCTCTGGGAAAGTGCCCAAGGGCGCGCTGGGCATCAGCCTCATCAAGGGCATAGACGAGGGTCCCGAGGGGCTGAAGCTCATTTCCGACATCATCCGAGAGAAGGTGGGCATTGACATCAGTGTGCTCATGGGAGCCAACGCTGCCAATGAGGTGGCTGCTGGGAAGTTCTGTGAGACCACCATCGGCTGCAAGGTAATGGAGAATGGCCTTCTCTTCAAAGAACTTCTGCAGACTCCAAATTTTCGAATTACGGTGGTTGATGATGCAGACACTGTTGAACTTTGTGGTGCCCTGAAGAACATTGTGGCCGTGGGAGCTGGGTTCTGCGACGGCCTCCGCTGTGGCGACAACACCAAAGCCGCCGTCATCCGCCTGGGGCTCATGGAAATGATCGCCTTCACCAGGATCTTCTGCAAGGGCCAGGTGTCCACGGCCACCTTTCTGGAAAGCTGCGGCGTAGCTGACCTGATCACCACCTGCTATGGGGGCCGGAACCGCAAGGTAGCAGAGGCCTTTGCCGGGGCCGGAAGGACCATTGAAGAATTGGAGAGGGAGATGCTGAATGGGCAGAAGCTGCAAGGACCTCAGACTTCTGTTGAGGTGTACCGCATCCTCAAACAGAAGGAGCTGCTGGACAAGTTTCCACTGTTCACTGCGGTGTACCAGATCTGTTACGAAGGTAGGCCCGTTCAAGAGATGTTGCCTTGTCTTCAGAGCCATCCAGAGCATATATAA